In Planktothrix sp. FACHB-1365, the genomic stretch GAAGTTGATTCAGAGAACTGTTGACTAACTTCATCACATGAAATCGGTCAATGACAATTAAAGCATTAGGAAAAACTTCCCGAATCACTTTTTTAAATCCTCCCCACATATCCACAGAAACCTCTTTGACCTTAGCTCTCATTGATTCGGGCTGCTGCTTTAATACTTCGATAATCTCTGAACTTTTATGAGAATCAATGACTTCTAATAACGAACCATTTGATAGATCACTTACTACAGTAACAAAGTTTCTTTTTCCTTTTTGACGGCTGAATTCATCTAAGCTTAATTTTTCCGGTTCTCCCCAGCTTTTTTTTTTCTGAAGGGCGATTCTTTGAAAGATACTTCCCACTTGATGAGGGCTTAATTGTTCGTTTTGGCTGACTTGCTCTACAGTTAATTCTTTAACTCTTTCATAGATATATTCTTCATAACGAATGGTGTAATTCCTTCTTTTCTCTACAAATTCTAAGGGTTCTGTTGGATATTTTTTACATCCAGCACAATAAAATTGGCGACGGGGTAGATGCAGATAAACTCCCTGCCCACAAATAGATAGATCTCGGATTAAGATCGAGCGAGTTTGATGAATATGATCGGTATAATTTTGACAATGTGGACAAGTAATTCCCTCGTTTAATAAGTCTAATTTAAGAACAATAAAACCTTCTTGTTCTTGACAAGTGAACACCGTAATATTCGGGAGGTCGAAGCACACGCTCTAGTTGAAAGTCCATATTCAGTCGGAGTGTAAAACGTAGCTTACGCTACATTTTACACTATTTATTCAGGAGAGCCAACATTTTTATTGCCCCTGACTTTAGTTTAAGTTTGATTCCCTTTGGCGTTTTACCTTTAGATGAAACCGGAAACCAACTGTTAAGAGATCACTATCAAATCAGTTATCTCAGTAGTGGGCGAGATGTCTTAAGATGGAAAATTAAAAGCGATCGCATTCCCGCCGAACCCTTAATTATTGCCAATCCCAATTTTAACTATCCCCATCCTCCCAGTTTAGCAAAAGCAAAAACCAAAGGTTTAACTCAATCGGGATCTACATCTTCCAGTCCAAAACCCGTATTTCAAAGTTTATCCTCAGAAGAATTTGATCCCCTTCCTGAAACGGAAACCCTCGCTAAAAGTATAGCAGAAAAACTGAATATTTCTAACTTGTATTTGGGCGATCGCGCTTTAGAACCTCTGTTTTCTCAAAAAACTTGTCCAGGGATTTTATTAATTGCAACTCATGGTTATTTTGAATCCGAAAATCCCTATATTAAACTCATGGATGAATTACAAACCTCACCCGCAGGAGAAGAAGATCAAATCTTAGCCAAAAATCAAAACTTAATCAACTCTCAACTGCTGTTAGTGATGGAAAATCAAGCCGAAACCTTCAGCAAACAAGGGAAAGAAAATCAAGCCCAATGGTTAAAAAACTTTGCCAACAAACTCTCCACCCAATATCAAATTTCCCCCGCCCCACTGCCTACAGAAAACCCCTTTGAGCGCTTTTCCGTTGCCCCAGTTAATAATGCCATGATTCGGGGCGGTTTAGCCTTTGCTGGGGCGAATACATGGCGACAAGGACAACAATTACCCACAGAAGCAGGTAAAGGAGTGTTATTAGCTCAAGATGTCGCTGGCATTGATTTATGGGATAATCAATTAACGATTTTAATTGCTTGCCAAACCGGATTAGGAGATGTACAATTAGGGGAGGGAGTATTTGGCTTACGTCGAGCGTTTGCCGTTGCCGGATGTCAAGCATTAATTATGAGTTTATGGTCTGTTCCCACCCGTTCCTCCCTGTTACTCATGGATCAATTTTTAACCTGGGTAGAAACGGGTTTAGGGAAACGAGAAGCATTATTAAAAGCCCAACATTATATCCGCACAATTACCATTCAAGACTTACAACAAATTCCCCTGGGTTGTCATATTCTTGATGAGTTTATTGAGAAAAGACTGATTACCAAAAGGTTTATCGAAAATAACCCGAATTATCAATTATTATCCCATCCCTATTTTTGGGGTGCATGGATATCTCAAGGAGAATTATAAGTAGGATGAGATAAATTAACATTTCCACGAAAAGTAATCTTAAATTAATGTCTGAATGGTCGCCAAAACCCCCAGAAGGAATAAAACCCAACCTTAACGATATTAATGCAGCCGAATGGCGATATCAACGTTATCAATATGAACAATATCAAGCCGGAAAACAAGAGCAAGATATTCTAACGTTTGAAACCTGGAAAGAACGATATTTTAATCCCGCAGCACAAGGAGGTAGACCGGGAGGTTCTCAACAGGTTGCAGCCCGTCAAGCATTAGTGAATGAAGGGTTTAAGAATGTTGAAAATGTAGAATTAGGAGGTCGCTATCCTGATATGGTTCGGTATAATTTAGAGGGTAGTATTGATTATATTGAAGTGGGGGAAATGCTGCAAAATGGAATGCCAGAAGCAAGAGAACGGTTCAAAATAGCTGATGAGATTCCCGCTTTAGGTGAAAAGGATAGTGTTACTTTTGTGGATAAAATGGATATTAGCAGGCGTATTAGTTATTATAGAGGAGATGATGTAGAAACTAAAATATTAGGTGATTGCTCATAATTTTTTAATAAGATAGGAGAAGATAATGAGTTACTTTTTGCGTGTATTTTGCCAAGATTCCAAACTTTTAAAAACTGATGAAATTATTGATTTTATTAATCAAGGGTATTTTTTTGAGCAACTTCCTGATTTTAAAATTAAGAATACGATAGCAAATGCGGAAGAAATTAATTGGGAAACAATTACAGTTTTATATGATAGTGTCAAAAGACCTGTGAGAATAGAAAGAATTATTAATACAGAATTAATCCAACAAGATGTTTTGCAAATTATCAATCATCTTAAAGGCTCAAATTTTAATCCGCAACCGGACTTAATTTATAAACTGGCTACCAGTATTTATAAACTGGCTACGAGTAAACAAGTGATTGTATTAGAAGTTGATCCGGTTGGTTTAACTGATGCCGGGTGGGAAATGTTAGATTGTTTACAATCTTATTTAGCTAAAAATTTATCCGGTCTTATTTATGCACCCGACCAAGGATTTTTTGATAGTAATCTCAAACTATTTTATGATATAATATTACCAACAAATCAAACTAATCAGAATATGACATCGCTTCCAGAAACCGGGTTTCTAAAACTATCTTGATTTGATAGAATGAATCTTAAAAAGAAACCCGGTTTCTCTGGGATTATTTGCTACGGTTAATTAGTATTTGCAAAGAAGTTGAAGATTATGAAAACGTTAGCGCAATTGTATGATGAATATTAAGGGGATTTTATTGATTTGATTAATGAGAATACAAAAAGCTTTGTGTCTCAAGTTTTTACCCAAACCTTAGCTACAAAGTGATGGGGATTAAACAGCCACCAAAATCAGATCGCCGTCAATCTTAACATCATAGGTGTCCAGGGGTGCAGTGGCAGGGCCTCGCACCACGTCTCCACCTTGATCAAAATGAGAATTGTGGCAAGGACAAACAAAGCTAGATTGACTGGAATTCCAGTCCACAGTACAGCCTTGATGTGTACAGGTAGGATTAACTGCGAGCACATTAGTGGCATTTTGAGGATTAGGAAGCACCAGCAACACAGGAGTAGGGACTCCTGACTTGATCAAGATTT encodes the following:
- a CDS encoding ISL3 family transposase, encoding MFTCQEQEGFIVLKLDLLNEGITCPHCQNYTDHIHQTRSILIRDLSICGQGVYLHLPRRQFYCAGCKKYPTEPLEFVEKRRNYTIRYEEYIYERVKELTVEQVSQNEQLSPHQVGSIFQRIALQKKKSWGEPEKLSLDEFSRQKGKRNFVTVVSDLSNGSLLEVIDSHKSSEIIEVLKQQPESMRAKVKEVSVDMWGGFKKVIREVFPNALIVIDRFHVMKLVNSSLNQL
- a CDS encoding ubiquinol-cytochrome c reductase iron-sulfur subunit; this translates as MVLATFSLKDQQPANAADYKQLATVSQLKSSGKILIKSGVPTPVLLVLPNPQNATNVLAVNPTCTHQGCTVDWNSSQSSFVCPCHNSHFDQGGDVVRGPATAPLDTYDVKIDGDLILVAV
- a CDS encoding CHAT domain-containing protein, which gives rise to MFIAPDFSLSLIPFGVLPLDETGNQLLRDHYQISYLSSGRDVLRWKIKSDRIPAEPLIIANPNFNYPHPPSLAKAKTKGLTQSGSTSSSPKPVFQSLSSEEFDPLPETETLAKSIAEKLNISNLYLGDRALEPLFSQKTCPGILLIATHGYFESENPYIKLMDELQTSPAGEEDQILAKNQNLINSQLLLVMENQAETFSKQGKENQAQWLKNFANKLSTQYQISPAPLPTENPFERFSVAPVNNAMIRGGLAFAGANTWRQGQQLPTEAGKGVLLAQDVAGIDLWDNQLTILIACQTGLGDVQLGEGVFGLRRAFAVAGCQALIMSLWSVPTRSSLLLMDQFLTWVETGLGKREALLKAQHYIRTITIQDLQQIPLGCHILDEFIEKRLITKRFIENNPNYQLLSHPYFWGAWISQGEL